The Peptacetobacter hiranonis DNA window AATCCCCTTTTATATGAGATGTATCATTCATCTTAGTAACAACTGGACCGTAATGTCTCCACTCTACTATATTTAAAGCTGTGTTATCCTGTTTAATTCTGTATATATTTTTCATTGGTGAGTCTAACATTAATAATAGAAGCACCCTAACTGTCACTGAATGACTAACTAGTAAAATATTCTTGTTATCATATTTTTCATTTAATTCGTCTATGAATTTTTCTAATCTTTCCTTTATCACATCTAAAGTTTCCCCACCAGGAATTTTTGCAAGATGTGGCTCATTTCTCCAAGTTTTGTATATTTCTGGGTATTTTTCAGTTATTTCTGGAATTAATCTACCTTCCCATTCTCCAAATCCCATTTCTCTTAAAGCTTCTGTCGGCTGCACTTCTATCCCAAATCTCTTTCCAACTGCTTCTGCTGTCTGCATTGCTCTTCCTAAATCGCTTGAGAATATCATATCCAGTGGATATTTATCCATGCCCTCTGCAAGTTCATTTGCCTGAGCAAGACCTTTTTCTGTTAGAGGTGAATTTCCATGCCCCTGAGTTTTTCCTAATATATTCCATTCTGTCTGTCCATGTCTAGCTATATAATAAGTGTTTCCCATAATTTCCTCCGTTTCATTTTTACAAAACAAATGATATTGTCAAATGTTTTAATTTATCTCAATATTATATTATACAACAATAATGTGTTTTAATCTATGTTTATCGGCTAAAAGGCTGATGCAGGTGAAGTATTTCAAGGTAGAATTAATGATTTTGTAGCAATATTTTGACTTAGTACAAGTATTCGCTCTCCAGGCTTCAGCGCCTCGCACTTTTATATAACACATTTATAAGTTGCGAGGCGCTTACAGAATTGTCGGTGCGATATACTTGTATCTAAGTCTGCAAAATATCTGCTTACAAAATCATTAATTCTTATCTTGAAATATCTTTTGAAAACAAAAAAATATTGTAAATAGGTTTTACATCAATAGGGCATATAATGTGTTGAATGTGCAATCCTATTCTCCATTCTCTCTTTAAACAAGGTAACAGCTAAGAACAAAATTAATATTTTTATTACATAGAGGCTTTTGCTAAGTTTACTTTCTTTGCTTGGAAATTAAATATATCTCCGTACTCGACAATGCAGCTCGACTGCCTGGAGAGAAGGAGATATATTTTTTCCAAGCAGCAAAAAAGGAGACTTCCTCAAAAGCCTCCTCTAAC harbors:
- a CDS encoding histidine phosphatase family protein, which produces MGNTYYIARHGQTEWNILGKTQGHGNSPLTEKGLAQANELAEGMDKYPLDMIFSSDLGRAMQTAEAVGKRFGIEVQPTEALREMGFGEWEGRLIPEITEKYPEIYKTWRNEPHLAKIPGGETLDVIKERLEKFIDELNEKYDNKNILLVSHSVTVRVLLLLMLDSPMKNIYRIKQDNTALNIVEWRHYGPVVTKMNDTSHIKGDYKLNNSALE